tgaatgaaactaaTTATACCAATAATGACTTTTCATACAGTTCATACGTACATGTTGTGTCATCTACATTATCTGTATTTTTAATTGGTTGACTAACATTATGACTGATTTTTCAAAGGAAACATTCAATATTGACTCTCAGACAAGTGCAGTCAGAACAGTGTTGTCTTTGCAGCAGTTCTGTTGCTGCCATTGTAGATCTACAGTAGCTcccaaaaacaaaagtgtttgCTCGTACATTATGCTAATAAGAAATGTGTTAATACAAGAATAATCCCAGCTCAGCTTGCTTGATCCAATATGTCTACGTGCCagtaataaaacaatgaattttaTAATCGGACACATTTGCTTGAGAGAATGAACCATAACATTCAAACAGGTAAACAGGTTTATCCTTCATTTTAGCCAGTAACATTGGAACGTGTTGGGCAAAACGACCCCAGTGTATTGTTATTAGATCCATAAATGCATTCGAGATTTCAActatttcaattttatttcaacatttagATAAATACGTCAATTAGACAGTCTGAAAATCACTAGTAGCCGACACAcatctgttaaaatgtttattctATTAAAGGTCTTAGATTTAAAGTATTTTCACATGTAAACTTAATTTCAACtccatgttaaaaaaacagtttaacacTTTAACAGATTACAACCCTTATATACAACAGAGTGTAGTCCTCTGTTTTTGTGATATCTCACCAGATATATAATGCATGAcccaacatgttttaaaaatacatactgtaaatcAGATCTACATTTTCATACCAGTGGAAAGACAATCAAACAAAGATTTTTCAGTGTCTCATATAGTACCATTTTTAGTTAGAGTTTTCTGAATTACTATATTGCCCATCTGTGTCCTTGTTTGAGTGTGACCCAGCCTCTTATGAGAATAAGACAAAACTGTATTATAGCACATTGCCAGAGAAAACGTAGCATAAGACAACACTTTTATACAGcgatataaaatacaataacacTTTGATAATGCTTAACTGATGCCCATATGCTTACTTTTTCCACAGTAGTCTAATATGAGTACAGTTGGAGACATAACCATgaacacactgaaaaatatCTGTTTAAGGGAGATCTATTTTATCTAAAGAAAAACTTCACAAACACCCAACAAGTGTCTCATCTCACAGACAAATAGTGAATGACCCCAACACAAATAAAGGGCTACAGAGAAGGAATAGaccaaagagtggcagaggagTTTGCCCCTTTTGTCAGGTGTGGTACAGTTCAGGGTTTCAGGGCAGTTGAGGCAACAGAGGTTTGAGTGTGGAGGGTGCGGTTCATCACGGTGGAACATACAGTCAGGAAAAAGTGTGCTGAGAAAGATACAATGATAAAGATCCTGTGGTTTGGAGGTGAAGGACACACAGCATGATAGAGGCTGAAAATATTCGGGAGCCTATCAAGATAAAAAAATCAGGCTTCTATTCTGGCCTAGGAAAAGCTACAATGAAAAACTTTGATGTGCAGGTCAAATGGGCATTAGTGCAGAGAGGAGAAGTTCCTAAATCTTTTAAGAACCCACAATTCAAACTCCTCCCTAAGGCTGCTGTAAAGGGCTGGAGCCACAGGCTGGGGGCATGGGTTGGCTAATGAGAATATATTGAGTGTTAGCAGCAGCCCGATTTGCTCTCTGCAGGCACAGTCTCCTGGTCCAGTTTGATCCGGTCTCCATTGCTCTCCTCATACGGCAAACCTTTGTCGTTAGCCAAGATATTCTCTACCAGGAAACGCGCTGCCTCGTCCACGTTGATGTTGTCCTATGGAAAGGTGAAAGCAGCATGTCAGGGAGGCAATAAAagatctattttatttatttcaaaaattGTTTATAACTTTCATTTTTGTCTTGCTTCTGTCTGCACATCACGGTTGTAGCAAACTTTGTTCCCTAGATCATATCACAAGGTTTAATAGACACTAAAAACACCACTAAAATATCTTTATATGAAGCAGTTTGTGCAACAGCTGGGAAACACTGGGAGATGGTTTTCAGTGAGCCAGTCTGATGCAAGCAgagactaaataaaaacaaccattCATTTTTGTCCTTCACACTGTGGCCAAAAGCTGTCATCTCATGGTTGAAGAGGTAATGAATATTAATGACCTTTCTCCAGGCTTTGCAGTTAGAAAGATATTTACAAAGAGGCCTGGGTATCTTGGGTAACAACAAACGAAAGTAAGTGTTTTTCCAACACAAAAAAGTGCCAATactgtataaaaacacattatgaaGTTGCAAAAGTCCAAAATTATATTAGCAATGGAAGTCTAATAGttttttcaaaagtaattaCAAATCTGGTGAAAACACAAGTATACTGCTCATGATTAATAGGTAGGGCATGTGAATTTAACTATATGATTTTGAGACCTCTCAATTCATAGAGGGTGAGCACCAATCAGAACCAGACCGACCCCTAATTAGAGACTAAGTTGTTGACTATGTTGCAGAAAAGGCTAATTAGGACTAGAGGAAATTAACATCCTTTTAACATTTGACTGAGTAGCCTTCCTCAGACCCACTGTCCTCAAAACTGTGGTCAAAACAAACTGTGATTATATGATTGTGTATTATTCTCTCATAAGACCATTTGGAAAGTCTATTGAGAGGCAGCCTGTGTGTCATTccgaaacagaaacaaaaagaaagtttAGTGCTTTATTAACAGAATTACAATCACAGGTTATTGTAGGCTGAGTTTAACACCTGTGTGACtggcataaaaacaaaaacacaacactacTTCATTGCACTCACAGAAAGGACAACGGCCAGAGAGGCTTTGCACACATCACGCCCCAGCATACTTCACATGACGCAGCACGTGACAGAGCTGAGAGGCCTTAGGTTATTTTCAGTGAGTTAATAAAGTTAACTCTAGATACTAAAATTCATCAAAGCATTCCTCAACATGGAATTAAATGGTTTGAGATGTGGAAGTTAACACAAGCCTGCACATGTGAACTAGCAGCCTTTTGTCAGTCATGTGCTGATGAGTCTGAGACAAATATGAGAGCAGATAGTTTGCATTACATCAGTCATACACTAGGAGGTCAGATATTTTTTAGTCCTTTCATGTATGAAGTTATTCCTTAATTTTGTAGAAGTCATAGGGTGCTGACATAATTTCACTTCACCAAATTCTGCTCACAAGGGCAGAAGTAAAGCCtagagtaaacacacacacatagcagtaACACCAAACCTGTGACACCATGACCAAATTTGAAGAAAACCATTGCAGAATATTATCTCTCAGAGCACTACCCCTCTAACCCTAACAGCTCTGGGCGGCAACATCAATCAACATCATGTGATACCATATCACACCAGCTGTCCAACACATCTTTTGGCCAGTTGACCAGTTGGGAAGATAAATGTTCAAAGGTGTTGTGCATGAATTGCAGGATAACTTCCACTCCACACAAGATTTTAGCCATAGGCAAAGTTTCCAAGATTTAAGAAATACGGGTGCTTGCTTAGCTCTCATTCCAGCCACAACATTAGTTAACAAAGCCATTACCAAATGTTATGTATTTCACAATCACCACAGTAACCAGTGTGATTACATCATCTGGAGAGTGGAGGGTAAGGGGAGGCTGGCAGCGCTGCAGGATAATTTCTGAGGATTTCCTGTCTGCCGTGAGGGGAAGTGAAGAGGCCATTCAGTAAAATGGCAACTTCTTCAAATTTGCAACAACGGTTCAGTGGctccttttatttatatttggcTGTGCATATTAAAGCTCTGACATCTGATTTGCCACAAACACAAGTCATGTCTATGTGTATAATAAGATTTGAACCTATCAATGGTCATGTTTGAACCATCACTCAAGGCACTTTGAAGGAAATATGTATCCCCCATGATGCAAGATATTTCAGCCAGCATTAATGTGAGTCCTAACTTTGGTAATTTCACGCTGCTGTACCCTGGTTTCATCTATAAAATAGccagaaacaaaacatgaaaacacatcagAGAGGGGAGAATAATTGAAAAGAGGAGCCTGTTAAACAGAAATGGGAGGAATGTACTGTAATGATCTCTCACCTTAGCTGAGGTTTCAAACCAACCCAGAAAGCCAGTCTCTTTGCAGAAATTGTCCATTAGGGCCATGTTGTTGGTGGTCTCTTTCTTCTGGTCGCATTTATTGGCGAGCAGCACTGAGGGTATGGGGTTGCCATTAGCCAGTTTCACCTTGCTGTCCAGGTCATGCTTCCACTTAGAAACAGCCTCAAACGTGGAGCCTCTTGTCACATCGAACACCACGAATGCCCCCACAGCCTCTTTGTAATACACCCGTGTCATATTCCCAAATCGTTCCTGACctggaggatgagaggagaatTTAGTAAAGTATTAGCATTTTTATAAAGTACATATAGTAAATGTAATACGTAATGGGGTTTTGGGTTTATGAATCCATCAGAAGCGGATGTGATTAAACAAAACGAACCAGTATGTTGAGGATGAAACCAAATGTCTAGCCCTGAGCTTGGGAATAGTAAATGACAAGACATGTGTCATTCTCATTTCATTCTCCATTTTGTTACAAGTCAGAGAGACCTCAAcaatttttcctcctctttagTGGCCAAAAAATCATGAGCATAGAGATGGTTCTCATTCAACCTACTTTCCCTAATTTGCCACAGGGCTAATCCATACAAAGAAGTAATCTGCCATGATAATAAACCCATTTTCTGTAGTCATGATATTTCGCAAAGGTAAAGCAAGGGGAATTACCAGTGAGATATGGGGTGTCACTATTAATATGAGAGGGCTTCCTTTTAAACTGGAACCTTTTAAACCTGTATTTGTCAAAAATCTATTGATTGTAGTCACCATACCATCATACCAACTACTCATCAACCTGTGAAGAAATCAGTTTTGTCTGctaaacaacaaaacactaaGTCTCTTTAAAGTATGCATTTTGAAtatgtttgttgtatttttcccttttagtctgtgtgtgcagagcatttgaacattttagaTAGCACCAAGTCACGGAAAATAACTAGACAGGGACTCCACTGTAGTCATGAACCATGAACTATTCAAATCACATTCAAAATGAAacctaaaaaaaaggaaatagagGTGAGAAGATGACTACACCTTAGTATAACTGTGCAATGTAATCAGACATACAGTAGAGTACGTCAGTGGGGGGGAAGTGAATCTATGATTAGCAGTTCAGTGGCACAATAGTTTGGTCAAATTGACCAACGTCACATCTTCCTGCATGTTAGTCTAATCAAAAGATCACTTAAAGCTTCTAATAGATGGTCCTAAAGACTGGACTCTGATGTTTCTGGATACCAAGATAGTTAGGTGTGTTGATACTATGCTTACCCAAAACTGCCTGCAGAGGAACTGACTACAAGTGTGAACAGGCTTTAGTCTGAGACGTAGGGAGTCTTGATTCCAGATGTAATAAAGACATTCAGACAATAAGCAGTAGAGATTCTTTGAAGGAACTGGTCATTTTAATGTCACGAGCCTacagttaaaatgtgtttctggcAGTTCAAAGAGAGAAGTGTTTCTCCAGATATGACAAAAGCAGTGTTATGTTAAAGTTGGAAAATTATGTTCGCTATGACTCAACTTTGATGACAGACATTTTTCTCTTTACATAACAGTCATGGTCTTGCATAAGCTCCCCAAtatgtttcctgtttttgctgttttttgatgtttgatgtttttcatgATGCATGATTACTTCCATCCTATAGAACATTTAACATGGACCTCATATAGGCAGGCCTGTTTAAGGACTGTACACATTTGAGATGTATAAATGGGCATACAAGAAAAGCATGAAAAAACGTAAAGAAGCCAGAACAGTGTATCTTAGATTTAGTTTGTGTCTGAACTTGTGGCAGAAGATTACACACCAGTGTTTGAGATTTTGGTGGCGTGGTTCCCATTCATTTACATTAATTCACAGATTGTGCCTTTAAAGCACCTGCTCATTCAACTTACTTTTCTTAGTTCAGTGTCTGCAATTATGCCAGGTGACGTTTCCAAAACTTAATGTAGCATTGGAATCGATTTATCACAGTGTATTTTTTGCTGCACTGCTCCAATTTAAGAAAACCTACAGGCCAAGTGTAACTATGCAAGGGACAGTTATCAGTTTCAGCTATACGTGagttacaaaacagaaaaagaaacaaaaaaaatgattgagGAACTGTGAGCACAGCTGCTCTAAGTATACTTTCGCTTTACTGTAGGTACTTACCCAACCACGCAAGGAACTGGAGTGGCGTGGCGCAGTGCgggtgtgagtgagagagtgaataCACTGTGGGGCCCACAGGCCTGACGGTAATTGCTCATAATTGAGAGTCTAATTTTAGCTGATATAACCCCAGGTGAATTCACCAGAGACACGACACAGTGGGATAAAGAGCCGATACACTGAAATAAGGCTTTCATTTCCAGGCTTTGTAGAGCTCATACATTCAGCAAgtgtggagggaaaagcagAATATGGCTCATAAATAACTGGCTTCACTTAATTGTTTAGCCATAATGTGTTATTGAAGAATATTAAAGACAGAATGAATGCTCTGcagagaaagacacattttaatagcttcaagtgttttttaaaaaaaggtaaattagTTGataaaaaagcaggaaaataaaGATAGGCATTTCTCAAAAAGACGCTATAGAATTTAATCTTACTAATGAATAGAGCAACAAGACTTATTATGATATactgacaacaaaaacaaccttTCTGTCAGCTCACCTTGGACTAGGAACTGGTTTACATAAAGTACAGAATGGCAAGGTTGGAGATTAATTAACAACCATGCCCTCCACACAGTTAATTgaaatttgtttaatttgtatcTGCTGAtgcttgttttaaatgttaatgaatgCTCAGAATAATTatgattgtttatttattcGAGAACTGAAGACAAGCCGTTCCATAAATATAAAGAATCCATGAGAGCATGTCACAATCTACTTTCAACTCTTCACCTCACTTCAGTTGATTTTCTGACAGGCCAAGTCCTTAATCGGCCAGTCGATATTTAAGCAGAGCCAGTCTGGGGGTGTTAACCTCACTCTGAATAGGAGTGCCCCTCCTGCGAGAGAAGTGGCTGCATGGAGAGGACTGATATGGAGTGATTATATCAATCAATACCACCGATGTGATTGCAGctacacacctgcacacacacacacacacacacacacacacacacacacacacacacacacacacacacacacacacacacacacacacacacacacacacacacacacacacctggctgtAGTTGGGGGTAATGAGTTATTTGGGGTACTGATGAGGTGCTGTGGTTCCATACAGAAGTCAGTAACATTAAATGACAGCAAATCCCATGATGCCTGATCTTTGAAGTGTCACAGCTTGTCCCGATAGTCATTCTGGTGCATTTACTAAATCCAGTCAAGTTCTTGCTGAAAAAGACAACTCCTGGTTTTATGTTTGACTTGTTAGAGCAAATAAAATCTACCTCACTCTATGTTGAATAGGTTAATAATCAAACATGAGCTTCATATGAAGCAATAACTTGTATTGTTTGCactattatttattgatttaaactgttaaaaactaatgaacatttttttaataagttaatgattttctgtcattcaaGTCTAGCTATTACTTTGCCAGTCCTCTAAACCATTGTATGTTACATCCTCACATTTTCACTCCAGGTCTATATTACCTACGTGCTCTAATTGGCAAGCTGGTTGTCTCTTttgtaaatgtttgattttaagAGCACAGGAGGAGTTCAGGTGCTCAGCTCTAATCGATGCTGTGATGTCAATACAGGCAATAGATTAGTAAATATCAATTGAATGATATTCATACTCTGCTGGTGTATTATGCATCTAGTTCTATCACGCCAATGATGTGTGCTCCTTGTATTGTATGTCTGAGTGAGCTTTGTTTTTTCTATGTAAAGGATGAATACAGCTATGCAGAAAGCATTAATGATTGTCATATGCTGTTAACCCAATCATTGTAAAACACAGGAATGAAATGAGCAGTATGAACAATAATATATCAGTGGGTAAGAGTGGAGGCCACAGAGGAGCGCGAGACTGCAGGAGAGAACAAAGCTGTGTGCTGCTGCCATAATCACACAACATGAGGCAACTGCCTACAAACTAAAAGAGTAGTATGTCTCAAtctaaaagagagagacagtaaaCTATTGTGAAAAATATTAAACAAGGACATTTCAGTTGATGCATGACCTCAAGTGCAATTAAGCTTTCTGCCtataaatgtgtcaaatttcaGAAATCTACAGTTAAAAAAACTCCTCGATGAAAAAGAAGTGGTTTAGTTACAGCAACAGTATCATCTACTGTTTGTTGTGTGggagaaacagaaataaagaaaaagtctTATCATTATCCATAGCCCTAGCAACCCTAGTTTCCTCTACGGCCGTACATATTGCTAGTCCGTGGGTGGGTTACCATAGAAACTGTCCAAGCCAGACacggcagcagcaacagcagcagtctCCGTCTGTTGTTAGGAGGCAACTGGCTGTGAAACTTTCCCTGCACGACCCTCCCAACAACACGAACATAACGAAGACAACACAGGGTCCAGTCATTAAAAAGGTAGGTCTCCAGCACGAGCTTTCAACAAGAGACTGTGAACAACACATGACCAGCACGTTCAAATTCCACTGAGCAGCATGTGAGAAGTGACTTACTTCAGCTTACTACAGCCTTCGGCACTGAACCGAGTCTGAACTGAAGGAAAATCCCCCACCTTAACATGGTTTACCCTTGTTTCCCATCACCTTCAGCTAAAGTATCAGTGGGGCTGCTCAACATTAAGCCTTGGCACAAGGATCTAGGAATTTAGCACAGAATGATAATATTTGTTGTAGAATATTAACCAGAATTATTGCATATGGCTGCCATCTTTTAGGCAAACTAAACACAACACATGACCTAAACATTAATGCACAATTAGCACTAGTATCACCATACCATCACCTAACAATGCACAAAGGACACTAAGAGATAATGAGGCACAGCAGGGATGAATTTTATCAGTAAAGAGTTAAACCAAGCACACCTTTGCCCTTGTTTCATATACAGATATGACAGGTAAAACCTGtatttgagtgaaaacattTGCTTCCATTCAGGGCATAAGGTGCGACTATAAGGGTTTATAGTTAGTGCTGTGAAGGGAACTGCTGCATATGTCCAATAATGTTAACCTTCTGCTCCTAGAGAAATGTCTGATCCTAAAACAGGTGCAGATTTCTTACTCTATGCCATGGTGGTAATCATCCTGTCCGCTGGCATAGACAAACCCAGGAGAGAGTAGCAATTCTGGATGAAAAGGGGTGGGAAATCCACCAGCTTAACACTGACTGCCTTAGTGGCCCCATCTTGAACAAGGCTCTGATTACTATCATTCCTCTCAGACTGTAATCATTATTAAAGGTTGGTAAAGGACAACGCAACTCTGAAGTTGCTCTTAGTGTTGCCAAGATGATAATTCCTTCTTTTCTGCACGATTAAATGGCTTAATGGTTGGTCTTAATGACTTGGCAAATATACCTCCAGCTTTCACTCTTTCACACCCACGTCTCGTTACTTATTTTATCCTCAGAGTGTCCTCAGGCCATGCCTTGGTGTAGGTGTGAATAATGAGGTTTAGTATCTGTGTCATCTAACCTCAAACTTTCTTTCTggtcagcatgtgtgtgtgtgtgcacgcatgtaAACGGTTGTACTCACCCAATGTGTGCAAGCGTCTTCCCTTGTCTCTATGAATGATATCAGTCcatctaagtgtgtgtgtgtgtgtcagtgtttattTACCCTAGCAGATCCTCTGATCGAGCGCTGTCTGTCTGGCTGTGACAGGCAGACGGCCATCCCTGGCACTCACTCATAGATGCCCCCTGTGCACTGAGCTTGTGCTGCCAGGGCCCAAGTGACGGCGGGGATCGTAGCCCACACTGCCAGTCAGTGACAGACATGCAAGTTGTTGTGACGACCCCCCCCTCCaaaccccacacacacccaactGTCCGCCTCCTTTCTGTCACTGCTGTAAGCGatggaataaatataaaaacagcagtCTTCTAACCATCTGTCCTGATCTGTCTCAGCATATGAGGTTTGTTTGACTGAAGGAGAGGCTGGACCTGCGTAACCATGGCGGTGTTCAAAAGTAATAATAGATTGTAACCAGAGGCAGGGctaatcatttttttctttcagtaggaaaaataaataaatcaggatGGGTTCACATTTTTACCCACATGCCCATATCTACATTGAAAACGTTATTGGTCAATGTAATTTCTACTTCTTTTCATGCTGGTTGTGTAAAGATATTGTGTAAGGAAGGATCCTTACACAATTTCAATCTAtcagacaaaatccacagtatTCATTCTGTGCAAAATGCATTCTGGTACAAGTTGACCTCGACGGTGAAAACATCACATATGAGCAGGAGGAACTATTACACCGACCAATATTCCTTTCAATGTATGTATGGTCATGTGAGCATTGCTTTAAGACATACTTGACTGGATTTATCCTTTAATCTGTgtttacatacatgtatatgCACTATTGATATGACCCACAGCAActaacttttcaaaataaattgaaaatctCACGCAAATAAACCCCAAAACATTTTACTGCAGGGCCAGATGAGAAGCTTTTATAGGGCACTTTAACATCTGGCTATGGATATTTGAATTGGGAGTAAATAATCTCTGGGAGATGCAGGCTAAATCAGTTGCACATGGTGATTTTTCCATGACTACGCCTATTTTTGGAAaaaacttttgtttttctggAGCTCTACATAGTTTATCCAACTATCTACAACTCTAGCACATGCATCATGATGAGAAACCCATGAATTGCAGTCATTTCAAAGATTACTGGCATTTCAAATTATGTGGTGGCTACA
This genomic interval from Scomber japonicus isolate fScoJap1 chromosome 17, fScoJap1.pri, whole genome shotgun sequence contains the following:
- the rab32a gene encoding ras-related protein Rab-32a, which codes for MAGGSVSECKEYLFKVLVIGELGVGKTSIIKRYVHQLFSQHYRATIGVDFALKVINWDSKTLVRLQLWDIAGQERFGNMTRVYYKEAVGAFVVFDVTRGSTFEAVSKWKHDLDSKVKLANGNPIPSVLLANKCDQKKETTNNMALMDNFCKETGFLGWFETSAKDNINVDEAARFLVENILANDKGLPYEESNGDRIKLDQETVPAESKSGCC